The DNA sequence ATGCTTTGGTATCTGTCGCCGCACTCAAAGTCAATACTTTGCCATCCAAATACCCGGCGATCGTTGCGGCCGTCTGCACTGGGTTGCTCGAATCTGTCAGTGTAAGAGAAACACCCATTTGACTAAAGTTGAGAGTTTGACCACCCGCTACCCCATCACCAATCGTAATGGTTTGACTACCGCTATTACCCGCTAATGTAAGTTGATTGGCACCCACTTTTGTCAAGGTATAGTTGCCCGACAAGACATTATTTTGCAAATTAAGATTTGAAATAGTTTGCGTTGCGGCACCACCAATAGGTAAAGTAATACCATTTTTAATGGCACTAGCAGCATCAACAGCACTCAGTGATGCGCTTGTATTGGCCAACTGTAAAACAATGCCCATTTGATTAAAGTCGAGTGTCTGACTTCCGCCAGAAACGCTATCGCCTACTGAAATAGTTTGGGTTTTTCCTGAGGCATCTGTTAGTGATAACTGATCAGCTCCCACTTTGGCCAAAGTATAGTTACCAACTATGAGAGGGGATCCTGCAGTAAGAGACGCAACTCGTGTATAGGTACCCAATGTAGGTGTCGTGCCTACCTTTACATCGCTTGTTGTAGATACAGCATTACCAAGACTACTATACAGATCCGTTAAATCATTTTCACTGGCTACATTTTGAATCAGACCAGTGACATCATTACTTGCTAAGCTAGAGTAGGTTTTCTCGGAAACCTTAAAACCGAAAATAGCTAAATTCGTTGCCAATCCAGGGCTTGATTGTGCTGCGCCGTTGGCTACTTTTACCAAGCCTAATGCAATGGTGTCTAAGCGCTTTTGTAAGTTAGGTACAAAATTATTTGATAACTCTAATAAGGCTCCAGCCTGACCACCGTCGAGACTTTGAACGGTTGTCAAAACACCTTTTGTAGGTCCATTTTGCAAATTAAAAGTTAAGGCTACACTATTCTGATCTGCATTAATCGTTACTTTGTTAGCGATGGCTCTCTCTACTAGGGGCTGACCTGCAACCAATTGGGTAGCAGTACCATCTGCGTTAATTAAACTTTGACCGCCGACTAACTGCTGTAATTTCGCCAATAAACGATCGCGTTCATCCAATAAATCAGCAGATGGAGCGCTATTGCCCGGGCTATTACCATTCACTATTTTTTGATTCACGCTAGCCAATGAAGGCAACAAGGTATTGACTTGTGCAACGGTATCAACCAGTGCTTTGCGAGAATCACTTTGAATTTGAGTAACCAAACTACTCATGCCTGTCATGCGTTGCGCTACCGCATTTGCTGTGCCAGTAATCGCCCCAGCCATCGACTTATTTGTTGGATCTGCCGCATATGCACCAACAGCATTAAAAAAATCACCGATTGCAGTATTCAAACCGGCAGATTTATCAGCCACCAAACTATCAACGGAATTGGTATATTGCACCAAGGTATCGGAATAACTCGATTTAGCTTGTTGACTGAGTAATTGAGATCCAATTAACGAGGAATACTGACGGGTGAATCCTTCAACTGCAAAACTACTACCATTTAGCATTAGCGAGTTTGGCGCCAATGAATCCATAATCACGCTAGCATTTCGACGTGAATACCCATCTACTGTGGTGCCGGCAACGTTTTGGGAGGTCGTCAAAATACCGGCTTGCGCGATATTAAGACCTGCCATTGCTGATTCGGTGATGGAGTAGATACCCATGTTGCTTCCTTACTTATTTAGGCGCGACGATAAAACCATCGGGTCTTTTCAGGCCCTGAATGGTTTCAGCTGAAACGCTTACTTCTCTTGGTGCATTTATAGGTTTAACGGCAATTTGTCCGTTTCCGCTTAATTTGGCTGCATTAGCTTGTTGAATCAGTTGTTCGGCCATTTTTGTTCCGAACCCCATTCCTTTTCCCTGGGATAGCAAATCAGCCAAATGGTCATCCATAATCTCAAGATAGGATTTTGAGGTACTGGTTGAATCATTTCCACTTAAATCAATTTTTCGAACTGTGCTGAGCATTTGACGTATTAACGTACGCTCAAATCCTTGAGCAGCCTTTTTTAGCTTGTCATCTGTTGAGCTTGCGCTTGGGGCGACAACATTATTGGAAATTAGCCTACCGCTGGCCCAATCAATTGATGGCGTAATTGAATTCGTAGTCATTAAATCACCTCAAGCTCTGCGCGTAATGCGCCGGCGGACTTTAAGGACTGCAAAATTGCAATTAAATCTTGCGGTGTTGCGCCCAACATATTTAGCGCTCTCACTACTTGGTCCAAAGAAGCCCCGCCTGGAATTGCGATTAAGCTGTTTTCTTTGCCGCTATCTTCAATCGTGGCAGTATCCTGGGTCGCAATTGTTGTTTGTCCACGACTAAAAGGTAAGGGCTGACTAATGGTGGGGCTCTTCTGAACTTTTACAGTTAAATTTCCGTGCGCTACAGCCGAGGGCGATAACTGAACTGCTTGGTTCATCACTACTGAACCCGTCCTTGAATTTAAGATAACACGTGCCGGACCACTAACTACGGGCACATCCAAGTCTTGTAGGGCTGCCATAAAAGCTGTTCTTCTTAACGGCTCAACAGGCACACGTACATTCATAGATCTTGCGTCGATTGGTAGCGCTGTACCCAGCCCAAATCTTCTGCCGATGGCTTCAGCTGTTTTTTGCATCATTGCAAAATCAGCTACCCGTAAATCGATCTGAACAAATTCATCCGCTAATAACGAAGGTACCGCTTTTTCAATGATGCCTCCCGATGGAATTCTGCCAGCATTGAGGTGATTAACAGAGGTTGCTGCTCCGCCACTTGCTGCTCTTGATCCACCGATGACTAAACTTCCCTGTGCTTGTGCATATACTTGACCATCGGCAGCCTTTAAAGGCGTCATTACTAATGTACCGCCTTTAAGACTCGTGGCGTTTCCCAATGAGGAAACAGTAATATCAATTTGCTGACCTGGGCGGGCCAAGGCTGGAAAATCAGCTGTCACCATGACTGCAGCAGTATTACGCAATTGAGTTTGGCCACCACCCTGTGGAATAGTTACACCTAAAACACCGATCATTTGCAAGACACTTTGCAATGTAAATGGTGTTTGAGTTGTTTGGTCACCAGTACCATCAAGACCCACTACCAGACCGTATCCAACTAGTTGGTTATTACGCTGACCAGCAATATCAGTAAAGTCTTTGATGCGGTCTGCAAAGCAATTACCCGAGACTAGCCCAACACTAACTGCTAGCAGAAAGTATTTTTTGAATCGGAGGCTAATCAATTTCATATGCTTGATCAGAACGGGGACAGTTTTAGCATAAGCCTAGTAACCCAGCCAGCCCCTTGTGAATCATCGGTTTGACCGCGACCACGGTATTCAATGCGCGCGTCAGCCACCTGCTGTGAAGAGACTTGATTAAACACTAAGGTATTTGGATTCACTACACCACCAAAGCGAATAATTTCTTCCTCATTACTCACGGCAACTTGCTTTTCACCAGCTACCACTAAATTACCATTTGAGAGCACTTCTACAACTGTTACGGTAATCGTTCCGGCAAAGGTATTGCTAGCGGCGCTCGCTCCAGCACCTTCACTCTTAATGTCGCCAGTGCCACTAAAGTTTCCGATAGTAGCAATACTAGTGTATGGACCAAAAGGAGTTGAGCCAGTATTACCAAACTGAGAACTCGCATTGGCTTTTCTAGCTGCAGAAGATCCGGTATTTTTAGCTGCACTAGTTGTTTCATTTAACAAAACAGTCAACGTATCGCCCACATTGCGCGCACGGCGATCTTCAAATAAGGGACGATGACTCACCGCATTAACATAAGGCCCGCCTGAATTAGCAGGGTATAGGCTACCCATATTGGCAGAAGTCTCCTGAATTGGACGCGGCCTTGCTGTGACAGGAGTATTAAGTAAGGTAGGACGGTCCGCACTAGCACACCCCGCGAGCACAACGGCACAACACGCTATAGAAATAAGGCCACGATTGGCGATTACTAAGCTAATCATTACTGACCCATATTCGAAACACGTTGCAAGATCTGATCTGACGCTGTTACTGCTCTGGTATTAATTTCGTATGCACGCTGAGCAGCGATCAAATTCACCAATTCTTCAGCAACGTTCACGTTAGACTGCTCGATGTAGTACTGGTTAGTTGTACCCATACCATTTGTACCGGCAATACTGTTTTGCGCTGTGCCTGATGCAGGAGTGGGTATAAAATTTCCTCCGCCTAACGCCAATAAACCTGCTGGATTAACAAAGTTAGCCATTGTTATCTGACCAGCCTGAATAGCTGTTGTATTTCCCTGCAAGGTATATTGAACTAATCCTGCCTGATTAATGGTCACAGAAGTTGCGTTTGCTGGAATAATGCCTGCGCCAGCAACCACGTTACCTGACTGCGTGACAATCTGGCCTGTAGCGCTACGACTAAATTGACCATTTCGCGTGTATGACAAAGTACCGTCAGCTAACTGAATTTGGAAAAAGCCATTACCTTGAATTGCTACGTCTAACTGGTTACCAGTTTGTACTAAACCGCCTTGAATATTATTTCGCTCTGTTGAAGTTACTGCAGCACCAGAACCAATTTGCAAACCTGAAGGCAGTAGATTTTGTGCGTTTGCTGCAGAACCAGCGGTTCTTAATGAGGTATAAAGCAAATCCTGAAACATCGGCTGAACGCGTTTGAACGCAGTAGTCGATGAGTTTGCTAAGTTATTAGAAATAACATCTAGATTGAACTGCTGGGCGTCCATCCCAGTTTTTGCGATCCATAATGAACGTAACATATTTTTCTCTTTTTCTCGTTAATTATTAAGCTCGTGAGAGGGACAATAAACTGGTTGCTGATCTTGCATTTTGATCGGCGTAGGTAATCGACTTACTATTTAGATCAAACATGCGACTTTGATCAATCATTTGTACCATCGCTAAAGTTGGATTGTTATTACTCATTTCATATGCTCCCTGCACGACGCGAACACTGGCATCAGGCGCAGCTTGTTCACCGGGTATATCAAACAGTCCATCTGCCGCCCTCACCAAGCTATTAGTGTTCGGGTTTACCAACTTTAACTTTCCTGCCTGATTTAAGAATTGATTGCCTGGAATTTGTGTGTACACTGCGCCGTCCTCAGCAATTTGTACAATTGCACCTACAGGTATAGTTATTGAACCGCCCACACCAACCACTGGTACATCCTTGCCCACCATAAGCAAACCCACGTCATTCACCATGAATTTACCTGCCCTGGTATAGGCCTCCTGTCCATCAGGTCGGCGAACAGCAAACATACCATCACCCTTTATCGCTACATCAAGTGAGTTTCCGGTTGTTTGAAGTTGCCCCTGAGTAAAGTTACTCGCTGGGGTTGTATCTACGGCAAAAACACGGGTATCCGCCCCATTTCCTGTAAACGGCACACCATCACCTCTGAGAGGAACCGCGCGATATGCGCTAATGACTTCGCGAAACCCTGGCGTTAAAGAATTTGCCAAATTATTAGAGGTCACTGCCAATTGCTCAGTCGATGCTTTTGCACCGGTCATCGAGGTATAGGCGAATCGATTGATCATATTGGCTTAATTACCTATTCTTATCGACCAATATTGATAGAGTCATCAATCAGCGTAGCTGCCATCACTTTAGTTGCCTGTGACACTGCAGAATATTGACGTTGTAACACCATTAACTTTACCAACTCTGAAGTTAAATCCACATTTGATTGCTCTAAGGATCTTGAACGCACTTGCCCCAATGTTCCATCTCCAGGAAAGCTCAATAGTGGATCGCCTGATGCTGAAGATGCTTCAAATGTATTATTGCCGTTAGGTATTAGACCTTCTACATTATTGAAATAAGCTAATAGCACCTGGCCCTTAATTTTTGATTTTCCATTGTCATACTGAGCCGTTAAATTTCCACTAGAGTCAATGTTATAAGACACCAACTGGGATGTTGCTGAACCATCCTGATTGTTTGCATAGGTTTGACCAGCAGAAGTATATCCAGTCATATCCGTGTTATCTAATGTAAATTGAACGATGCCTCCATTTAGTGTTTGACCAAACGTGCTGCCTTTACCACCGCTGGCATCAATTTTCATTTGTGTGACAAATTGAGGTTTGCCAAATGCATCGCGAGATAGTGAATCTAAGTTTTTACCAGCTACAAATCCAATCGTTCCTAGAGATGTTTGTTCCAGCGTTCCACTCACTCCAACCGCAGTGGTTGCAGCGCCTGCTGCATTGCTTGCTACCGCTACATTATCTAAAGTAGCAAAGACTTCAAATCGATCGACATCCACGGTGTAGGTTGCCTTAATTCCAGCTGCAGCGGCAGTTGTTTGCTTAACCGATAAGTTTGTTCCATCTTTTAATTTTAAGTTATAGGTTGAGTTAACTGTGTTTGCAGTTCCGCTCATCAATGTCAGCGTAGTTTCAAACAATGCCTCGGTAGGACCTGCCACAGAAGATGCTACTGCTGTAGTAGCAATGGTTGTTGCCTGCTCACCACTTGGCTTTACACCAGCATTGATTGATTGCTTAGGATCAAAATCAA is a window from the Polynucleobacter sp. MWH-Aus1W21 genome containing:
- a CDS encoding flagellar basal body rod C-terminal domain-containing protein, whose protein sequence is MGIYSITESAMAGLNIAQAGILTTSQNVAGTTVDGYSRRNASVIMDSLAPNSLMLNGSSFAVEGFTRQYSSLIGSQLLSQQAKSSYSDTLVQYTNSVDSLVADKSAGLNTAIGDFFNAVGAYAADPTNKSMAGAITGTANAVAQRMTGMSSLVTQIQSDSRKALVDTVAQVNTLLPSLASVNQKIVNGNSPGNSAPSADLLDERDRLLAKLQQLVGGQSLINADGTATQLVAGQPLVERAIANKVTINADQNSVALTFNLQNGPTKGVLTTVQSLDGGQAGALLELSNNFVPNLQKRLDTIALGLVKVANGAAQSSPGLATNLAIFGFKVSEKTYSSLASNDVTGLIQNVASENDLTDLYSSLGNAVSTTSDVKVGTTPTLGTYTRVASLTAGSPLIVGNYTLAKVGADQLSLTDASGKTQTISVGDSVSGGSQTLDFNQMGIVLQLANTSASLSAVDAASAIKNGITLPIGGAATQTISNLNLQNNVLSGNYTLTKVGANQLTLAGNSGSQTITIGDGVAGGQTLNFSQMGVSLTLTDSSNPVQTAATIAGYLDGKVLTLSAATDTKASIATALNGKVIRFTGISTPLVNYGLNAANFVSLAPSNFASYFNGATPLISSDKANALQRMSAIFGSSVSNMVNEVGVQVATWKNNQKADTAVLSNLKSQRDSVSGVNLDEEAANLLKYQQLYTASTKVLQAGNQMFTTLLSIMN
- a CDS encoding flagellar basal body P-ring protein FlgI, with protein sequence MKLISLRFKKYFLLAVSVGLVSGNCFADRIKDFTDIAGQRNNQLVGYGLVVGLDGTGDQTTQTPFTLQSVLQMIGVLGVTIPQGGGQTQLRNTAAVMVTADFPALARPGQQIDITVSSLGNATSLKGGTLVMTPLKAADGQVYAQAQGSLVIGGSRAASGGAATSVNHLNAGRIPSGGIIEKAVPSLLADEFVQIDLRVADFAMMQKTAEAIGRRFGLGTALPIDARSMNVRVPVEPLRRTAFMAALQDLDVPVVSGPARVILNSRTGSVVMNQAVQLSPSAVAHGNLTVKVQKSPTISQPLPFSRGQTTIATQDTATIEDSGKENSLIAIPGGASLDQVVRALNMLGATPQDLIAILQSLKSAGALRAELEVI
- a CDS encoding flagellar basal body L-ring protein FlgH, with protein sequence MISLVIANRGLISIACCAVVLAGCASADRPTLLNTPVTARPRPIQETSANMGSLYPANSGGPYVNAVSHRPLFEDRRARNVGDTLTVLLNETTSAAKNTGSSAARKANASSQFGNTGSTPFGPYTSIATIGNFSGTGDIKSEGAGASAASNTFAGTITVTVVEVLSNGNLVVAGEKQVAVSNEEEIIRFGGVVNPNTLVFNQVSSQQVADARIEYRGRGQTDDSQGAGWVTRLMLKLSPF
- the flgG gene encoding flagellar basal-body rod protein FlgG, producing the protein MLRSLWIAKTGMDAQQFNLDVISNNLANSSTTAFKRVQPMFQDLLYTSLRTAGSAANAQNLLPSGLQIGSGAAVTSTERNNIQGGLVQTGNQLDVAIQGNGFFQIQLADGTLSYTRNGQFSRSATGQIVTQSGNVVAGAGIIPANATSVTINQAGLVQYTLQGNTTAIQAGQITMANFVNPAGLLALGGGNFIPTPASGTAQNSIAGTNGMGTTNQYYIEQSNVNVAEELVNLIAAQRAYEINTRAVTASDQILQRVSNMGQ
- a CDS encoding flagellar basal body rod protein FlgF, coding for MINRFAYTSMTGAKASTEQLAVTSNNLANSLTPGFREVISAYRAVPLRGDGVPFTGNGADTRVFAVDTTPASNFTQGQLQTTGNSLDVAIKGDGMFAVRRPDGQEAYTRAGKFMVNDVGLLMVGKDVPVVGVGGSITIPVGAIVQIAEDGAVYTQIPGNQFLNQAGKLKLVNPNTNSLVRAADGLFDIPGEQAAPDASVRVVQGAYEMSNNNPTLAMVQMIDQSRMFDLNSKSITYADQNARSATSLLSLSRA
- a CDS encoding flagellar hook-basal body complex protein; this encodes MGYGIGLSGLMSASEAIDVTSNNISNAQTIGYKSGEYVFSDQFFRAQDPQSEDRAGMGSYRMAIRRTAAYGTVVGSQNPLDMAITGPGYFQLAKTVDGTVPTENPTKFQYTRNGQFAVDSKNRIVNENGMFLVGYPADSAGKVLSTAKSTLTLDRTPLAQVATKNSNINLNLDNRVDPATGNIFNPSVPATYSQATSQTVYDDKGAAHTLSVFYKKVSSQPLTITARTANTPVDTTFDFDPKQSINAGVKPSGEQATTIATTAVASSVAGPTEALFETTLTLMSGTANTVNSTYNLKLKDGTNLSVKQTTAAAAGIKATYTVDVDRFEVFATLDNVAVASNAAGAATTAVGVSGTLEQTSLGTIGFVAGKNLDSLSRDAFGKPQFVTQMKIDASGGKGSTFGQTLNGGIVQFTLDNTDMTGYTSAGQTYANNQDGSATSQLVSYNIDSSGNLTAQYDNGKSKIKGQVLLAYFNNVEGLIPNGNNTFEASSASGDPLLSFPGDGTLGQVRSRSLEQSNVDLTSELVKLMVLQRQYSAVSQATKVMAATLIDDSINIGR